One Phycisphaerae bacterium RAS2 DNA window includes the following coding sequences:
- the ycgR_1 gene encoding Flagellar brake protein YcgR, with protein sequence MNQASQTIPDGAPAAPSDGSPVEAVLIWAASKRVPVTVSLEQEGCWQNVRTQLVEFDAGEKLLKLEMTPAAGPGGDGIAVAPAAVQVAPGQLVGMTFRRGHKKCVFVTRVVVLQNAEGSDPASATQVLVLRAPRDVRELQRRSYQRITLPPDQFVAVRLWQGGLPSKDQTVGPSCSGRVGNISLGGILVDIRKEHNPRLTVGENVGVEITPRPGGAPLLVEGQYRHCVITGEDRLGLGVQFLGMERERPGCSTLADVNAFIGDVRRFATRGDWFA encoded by the coding sequence ATGAATCAAGCTTCTCAAACAATTCCCGACGGCGCGCCGGCCGCACCGTCAGACGGTTCGCCTGTGGAAGCCGTACTGATCTGGGCGGCTTCCAAGCGCGTTCCGGTCACGGTCTCGCTCGAGCAGGAAGGCTGTTGGCAAAACGTCCGTACGCAACTGGTGGAGTTCGATGCCGGCGAAAAGCTGCTGAAGCTGGAGATGACCCCAGCAGCCGGACCCGGCGGCGACGGGATCGCCGTTGCGCCTGCGGCCGTTCAAGTCGCTCCGGGCCAGCTCGTCGGCATGACGTTTCGCCGTGGGCACAAGAAATGCGTGTTTGTGACCCGCGTCGTGGTGTTGCAGAACGCCGAAGGAAGCGATCCCGCTTCGGCGACCCAGGTGCTCGTGCTTCGTGCGCCGCGCGATGTGCGTGAGTTGCAGCGTCGATCGTATCAGCGCATCACGCTGCCGCCGGATCAGTTCGTAGCCGTGCGGTTATGGCAGGGCGGGCTGCCTTCCAAGGATCAGACCGTTGGGCCTAGCTGTTCGGGGCGTGTCGGCAACATTTCACTGGGCGGCATACTGGTTGACATTCGCAAGGAACACAATCCGAGGCTGACGGTTGGGGAGAACGTCGGCGTTGAGATCACGCCGCGCCCCGGCGGCGCGCCCCTGCTGGTCGAAGGGCAATACCGACATTGCGTCATCACTGGAGAAGATCGGCTGGGCCTGGGCGTCCAGTTCCTCGGCATGGAGCGGGAGCGGCCGGGCTGTTCGACGCTGGCGGACGTCAATGCGTTTATCGGAGACGTGCGTCGATTTGCGACGCGGGGCGACTGGTTCGCCTGA
- the hflX gene encoding GTPase HflX gives MLVGLILPGDAPRGTRYDPLAELASLAEAAGAQVVGRTIQKRGRIDSATYIGSGKVEELAAYADEKDADVIIFDNELTPSQIRELDKACKRRVIDRTELILDIFASRARTATARLQVELAQLEYTSPRLRGMWTHLERIAGAGGGTTAGAVGAIGTRGPGERQIEIDRRIVQKRVTFLRSQLAHIDQRRVREVKARGDYFTVSLVGYTNAGKSTLMNALTGAETYVADKLFATLDTRTRRWNFGGGQLALLSDTVGFVRDLPHQLVASFRATLEETIHSDLLLHVVDASAYDAIQQYEAVRSVLTELECDTIPSLVVLNKLDAVEDVGELAVLRAQLPEVAEISARTGAGLPELCDRVLAVMRDRFVRLILESSSANGRLISYISQHGHVLGREYVDGRVRMDVRLPRGEVARVVKMGASVVESAADASAATD, from the coding sequence GTGCTTGTCGGCCTGATTCTCCCGGGCGACGCTCCGCGCGGAACGCGCTACGACCCATTGGCGGAGCTGGCTTCGCTGGCCGAAGCTGCCGGAGCGCAGGTCGTCGGCCGGACGATCCAGAAGCGCGGCCGCATCGACTCGGCGACGTACATCGGCAGCGGGAAGGTGGAGGAACTGGCGGCCTATGCGGACGAGAAGGACGCCGATGTCATTATCTTCGACAACGAACTGACGCCGTCGCAGATCCGCGAATTAGACAAGGCCTGCAAGCGGCGGGTGATTGATCGCACCGAGTTGATTCTTGACATCTTTGCGAGTCGCGCGCGCACCGCCACGGCCCGGCTTCAGGTGGAACTGGCACAGCTTGAATACACATCTCCGCGCTTGCGCGGCATGTGGACCCACCTCGAACGCATCGCCGGCGCGGGCGGCGGCACGACGGCCGGCGCGGTCGGCGCGATTGGCACGCGCGGACCGGGCGAGCGCCAGATTGAGATCGACCGGCGCATCGTGCAGAAGCGCGTGACGTTTTTGCGCAGCCAACTCGCTCACATTGACCAGCGCCGGGTGCGCGAGGTGAAGGCCCGCGGGGATTACTTCACCGTCAGCCTCGTCGGGTACACGAACGCCGGCAAGAGCACACTGATGAACGCGCTCACCGGCGCCGAGACGTACGTCGCGGACAAACTCTTCGCAACGCTCGACACACGCACGCGACGCTGGAACTTCGGCGGCGGCCAACTCGCGTTGCTGTCCGACACGGTCGGGTTTGTTCGCGATCTGCCTCACCAACTCGTGGCGTCGTTTCGCGCAACGCTCGAGGAGACGATTCACTCCGACCTGCTTCTGCACGTCGTCGATGCGTCGGCTTACGACGCGATCCAGCAATACGAAGCGGTTCGATCGGTCCTCACCGAACTTGAGTGTGACACGATTCCGTCGCTCGTCGTCCTGAACAAGCTGGACGCCGTGGAGGACGTCGGTGAACTGGCCGTATTGCGGGCCCAGCTGCCGGAGGTTGCGGAGATTTCGGCGCGGACCGGGGCGGGGCTGCCCGAACTGTGCGACCGCGTCCTGGCAGTCATGCGGGATCGGTTTGTGCGATTGATCCTCGAGAGCAGCAGCGCGAACGGACGGCTCATCTCGTACATCAGCCAGCACGGCCACGTTCTCGGACGCGAGTACGTTGACGGTCGCGTCCGCATGGACGTGCGTCTGCCGCGGGGCGAGGTGGCCCGCGTCGTGAAGATGGGCGCGTCAGTCGTGGAATCAGCTGCAGACGCTTCCGCCGCGACCGATTGA
- the kynB gene encoding Kynurenine formamidase, producing the protein MLYDITPPISPDLAVWPGDTSPRREILLDLARGDNVTLSTLHATVHLGAHADGPNHYAQDGADIASRQLGYYLGPCRVVRTRTAKRTRVELADIATQLEAKDESGMGTRRPLPPRILIATGTAPDPIHFSQDFAGLDPDLVDALAARGVITIGVDTPSVDLFESKDLPAHQAFHRNDMAILEGLDLHAVPEGDYELIALPLPLMGFDASPVRAILRTLD; encoded by the coding sequence ATGCTCTACGACATCACGCCGCCGATCTCTCCGGACTTGGCCGTTTGGCCGGGCGATACGTCGCCGCGGCGGGAAATACTGCTGGACCTCGCACGGGGCGACAACGTGACGCTCTCCACGCTACATGCCACGGTCCATCTGGGCGCGCATGCCGACGGGCCGAATCACTACGCCCAAGACGGGGCCGACATTGCCTCCCGGCAGCTTGGTTATTACCTAGGACCGTGTCGCGTGGTGCGCACGCGGACGGCCAAGCGAACGCGCGTGGAATTAGCCGACATTGCGACGCAGCTTGAAGCGAAGGACGAATCCGGCATGGGCACTCGTCGGCCGCTGCCCCCGCGCATACTGATTGCCACCGGCACCGCGCCGGACCCGATTCACTTCTCACAGGACTTTGCCGGGCTGGACCCTGATCTCGTTGATGCCCTGGCCGCGCGCGGGGTCATCACGATCGGCGTTGACACGCCCAGTGTGGACCTGTTTGAATCGAAGGACCTTCCCGCGCATCAGGCTTTTCACCGAAATGACATGGCGATTCTCGAGGGGCTGGACCTTCACGCGGTGCCGGAGGGCGACTACGAATTGATCGCGCTGCCGCTGCCGCTGATGGGCTTTGACGCCAGCCCGGTGCGAGCCATCTTGCGAACGCTCGATTGA
- the glyQS gene encoding Glycine--tRNA ligase — protein MPKDAAKMEKIVALCKRRGFIFQSSEIYGGINGFWDYGPLGVELKRNIKDAWWNDMVQHPPVGPDGREISMVGVDCSIIMNPKVWEASGHATGFADPMVDCKACKARFRADQLNAIELLFNNCDPVFRLYLSGTGTENEILESNKKKIDKLVAAKGKFEILLNQTEYAKLTDLGKSKFECPNCGEAGHLTEPRQFNLMFESHAGAVKDEDNKVWLRPETAQGIFANFKNVCDSTRVKIPFGIAQVGKAFRNEINPRNYTFRSREFEQMEIEFFCHDKDAMDWWKWWRDVRINWYKSLGLAGENLKPRNQDEKELAHYSKACTDIEYYFPFADEPQELEGVAHRGCFDLTQHQTHSGKDMSYFDDETKDRFTPTVIEPSAGADRSTLAFICEAYKHDPERASPEIMCFHPRLAPIKAAVFPLVNKDGMPEIAEPLFREIRKRWPAQYDAKQAIGKRYARMDEAGTPYCFTVDGQTKEDGTVTVRDRDSGKQERIDKSRVVDFLADKLTGANQ, from the coding sequence ATGCCCAAAGACGCAGCGAAAATGGAAAAGATCGTCGCCCTCTGCAAGCGGCGCGGGTTTATTTTTCAATCGTCGGAGATCTACGGCGGCATCAACGGCTTCTGGGATTACGGCCCTCTCGGCGTCGAGCTGAAGCGCAACATCAAGGACGCCTGGTGGAACGACATGGTCCAGCACCCGCCCGTCGGCCCCGACGGCCGCGAGATCAGCATGGTCGGCGTCGACTGCTCGATCATCATGAACCCGAAAGTGTGGGAGGCGAGCGGCCACGCGACGGGGTTTGCGGATCCGATGGTGGATTGCAAGGCGTGTAAAGCGAGGTTTCGGGCAGATCAGCTCAATGCAATTGAACTCTTATTCAATAACTGCGACCCCGTGTTTCGTTTGTACCTATCCGGAACAGGTACGGAGAACGAGATTCTTGAGTCAAATAAAAAGAAAATTGATAAGCTAGTGGCAGCCAAAGGTAAGTTCGAGATACTGCTAAATCAAACCGAATATGCAAAACTCACCGACTTGGGAAAATCCAAATTTGAATGTCCAAATTGTGGGGAAGCAGGTCACTTAACGGAACCACGTCAGTTCAATTTGATGTTTGAGTCCCATGCTGGAGCCGTCAAGGATGAGGACAACAAAGTCTGGCTGCGCCCCGAGACGGCCCAGGGCATCTTCGCCAACTTCAAGAACGTCTGTGACTCGACGCGCGTGAAGATTCCTTTCGGCATCGCGCAGGTCGGCAAGGCGTTTCGCAACGAGATCAACCCGCGGAATTACACCTTCCGCAGCCGCGAGTTCGAGCAGATGGAGATCGAATTCTTCTGCCACGACAAGGACGCGATGGATTGGTGGAAGTGGTGGCGCGACGTGCGCATCAACTGGTACAAGTCGCTCGGCCTCGCCGGCGAGAATCTCAAACCGCGCAACCAGGACGAGAAGGAACTAGCCCACTACAGCAAGGCTTGCACCGACATCGAGTATTACTTCCCCTTCGCCGACGAGCCGCAGGAGCTGGAGGGAGTCGCCCATCGCGGCTGCTTCGACCTCACGCAGCATCAGACGCACAGCGGCAAGGACATGAGCTACTTCGACGACGAGACGAAGGATCGCTTCACGCCGACGGTGATCGAGCCATCCGCCGGGGCTGATCGCAGCACGCTTGCGTTCATCTGCGAGGCGTACAAGCATGATCCGGAGCGAGCCAGCCCGGAGATCATGTGCTTCCACCCGCGCCTTGCGCCGATCAAGGCGGCCGTCTTCCCGCTGGTGAATAAGGACGGCATGCCGGAGATCGCCGAGCCGCTGTTCCGCGAGATTCGCAAGCGCTGGCCCGCACAGTACGACGCCAAGCAGGCGATTGGAAAACGTTACGCGCGCATGGACGAAGCCGGCACGCCATATTGCTTCACCGTCGACGGCCAGACCAAAGAAGACGGCACGGTGACGGTGCGCGATCGGGATTCGGGCAAGCAGGAGCGGATCGACAAATCGCGCGTGGTGGACTTTCTGGCGGACAAGCTGACCGGTGCAAATCAATGA
- a CDS encoding Universal stress protein: MPVIQRILVPTDFSLLADHAAEYAELLAQSLGASVFAVYVLSPPAVVDGTGVAPGLAAAGIQPNLEANLENAKSSLADFVRRHFPSRDTVSEILIGTPYSQICQFAKDHSCDLIVVGSHARGVLQRIFLGSVSKCVLEHAPCPVLMVPIAAVEKPMESSHDATGAS; encoded by the coding sequence ATGCCGGTGATACAGCGAATACTCGTACCGACGGATTTCTCTTTGCTCGCGGATCATGCCGCCGAATATGCCGAATTGCTGGCACAGTCGCTCGGGGCTTCCGTGTTCGCGGTTTACGTCCTCTCGCCGCCGGCTGTCGTCGACGGTACGGGCGTCGCGCCGGGCTTGGCGGCCGCAGGCATTCAGCCAAACCTGGAGGCTAATCTGGAGAACGCGAAGTCGTCGTTGGCCGATTTTGTACGACGGCATTTTCCTTCGCGCGACACCGTTTCGGAGATATTGATCGGCACTCCTTACAGCCAGATTTGTCAGTTTGCGAAGGATCATTCGTGTGATTTGATCGTCGTCGGCTCACACGCTCGCGGTGTCCTGCAGCGTATCTTCCTCGGGTCCGTCAGCAAATGTGTATTGGAGCATGCACCTTGCCCGGTGCTCATGGTGCCGATCGCAGCGGTGGAGAAGCCAATGGAGTCGTCTCACGATGCAACCGGCGCCAGTTGA
- the ycgR_2 gene encoding Flagellar brake protein YcgR, with amino-acid sequence MKQNVRLDAQAGQHALEQAVLYHAQAVINIPGRVDTTVNGFLLTADASTVLMEITGKPAIKPAELTGKLIHVELFSDQRYQFTTTVQSAPIWGASQALALARPNELTVIDRRRFWRAKLAPSARVALEWAHCGSRERHNAALLNVSVDGLACRVDKLAASAIEVQTSVKARFRMRESTREFELDSLVMNKTPASDGGFILGLQFARVFDSVAQLADLRKILNPGPPVPVSNEAEALT; translated from the coding sequence ATGAAGCAGAACGTTCGACTGGACGCCCAGGCCGGTCAGCATGCGCTGGAACAAGCTGTTCTCTATCATGCCCAGGCGGTGATCAACATCCCCGGCCGGGTGGACACCACGGTGAACGGGTTTCTGCTGACGGCGGATGCCTCGACGGTTCTCATGGAGATCACCGGAAAGCCCGCGATCAAGCCTGCGGAGCTGACGGGCAAGTTAATCCACGTCGAATTGTTCAGCGATCAACGCTACCAGTTCACGACGACGGTGCAGTCGGCGCCGATCTGGGGTGCGAGCCAGGCGCTGGCGCTCGCTCGACCGAACGAACTGACGGTCATCGACCGGCGGCGATTCTGGCGGGCCAAGCTTGCGCCGTCGGCGCGCGTGGCGCTGGAGTGGGCGCATTGCGGATCGCGCGAGCGGCACAACGCCGCGCTGTTGAATGTATCGGTCGATGGCCTGGCTTGCCGCGTGGACAAGCTGGCGGCGTCGGCGATTGAAGTCCAGACCTCGGTCAAGGCTCGGTTCCGTATGCGGGAAAGCACACGTGAATTCGAGCTGGACTCGCTTGTCATGAACAAGACACCCGCCAGCGACGGCGGGTTCATCCTGGGTCTGCAGTTCGCAAGGGTGTTTGACTCGGTGGCCCAACTGGCGGACTTGCGAAAGATCCTGAACCCGGGGCCGCCGGTCCCGGTTTCGAACGAGGCAGAGGCACTCACATGA
- a CDS encoding Tetratricopeptide repeat protein: MTRVSIAATLALFLLQSGCVQPAVQPPREEAAVLFDGMGDHERAVTTKSPNAQRYFNQGLTWSYAFNHDEAIRSFRTAARLDPDCAMAHWGVALCNGPHINNMIVLPEREKAAVEAVKRAQALRDKASLVERALIDAVAARYADPQPKDRTALNEAYAAAMKKVWQAHPNDVDVGSLYAEALMDLQPWDLWNKDGSPKGRVTEIIDVLDAVLAMSPNHPGALHLYIHALEGSPTPEKAVAAADRLRDRVPQSGHLQHMPSHIDVQVGAWTKAAEQNERAIVADTKYRAIMPTQGLYAGYMAHNAHFLMFASMMEGRRERAVGAAREMLAKIPPGFIRDMPQFADPYMGAAIDALKRFGRWDEILREPPPPAGLPISKAMWHFSRGVAYAAKHELGAATAEQSAFRAAAKRVPPEALMGANKGATIMEIAEHMLAGEIAFARGEIDSAVRELREAVKIEDTLLYTEPPDWIQPVRHTLGAVLASAGRHDEAEKVYREDLVHWPENGWSLFGLAKCLRARGATDEAATVDARFAKAWARADTKIGTSCLCVRE, translated from the coding sequence ATGACCCGCGTCAGCATCGCCGCGACGCTTGCGTTGTTCCTGCTGCAGTCAGGCTGCGTCCAGCCCGCCGTGCAGCCGCCGCGCGAGGAAGCCGCCGTGCTGTTCGACGGCATGGGCGATCACGAGCGTGCGGTCACAACCAAATCGCCCAATGCGCAGCGTTACTTCAACCAGGGTTTGACATGGTCCTACGCCTTCAATCACGACGAAGCCATCCGCTCGTTCAGGACCGCAGCGCGGCTCGATCCCGACTGCGCCATGGCGCACTGGGGCGTCGCGCTCTGCAACGGACCGCACATCAACAACATGATCGTCCTGCCCGAGCGGGAGAAGGCTGCCGTTGAAGCGGTCAAACGCGCCCAGGCCCTGCGCGACAAGGCCAGCCTCGTCGAGCGAGCGCTCATCGACGCCGTCGCCGCGCGCTATGCCGATCCGCAGCCCAAGGACCGCACGGCGCTGAACGAGGCATATGCCGCCGCCATGAAGAAAGTCTGGCAGGCGCATCCGAACGATGTCGATGTCGGCTCGCTGTACGCCGAAGCGCTCATGGATTTGCAGCCGTGGGATTTGTGGAATAAGGACGGTTCGCCGAAGGGCCGTGTGACGGAGATCATCGACGTGCTCGACGCGGTGCTGGCGATGTCGCCGAATCACCCCGGTGCCCTGCATCTGTACATCCACGCACTGGAAGGCTCGCCAACGCCGGAGAAGGCCGTCGCGGCCGCGGATCGGCTGCGCGACCGAGTGCCGCAATCGGGCCATCTCCAACACATGCCGTCGCACATTGACGTGCAGGTGGGCGCGTGGACCAAGGCCGCGGAACAGAACGAGCGGGCCATCGTCGCCGACACGAAATACCGCGCGATCATGCCGACGCAGGGGCTGTATGCCGGATACATGGCACACAATGCGCATTTTCTGATGTTTGCCAGCATGATGGAGGGTCGCCGCGAGCGCGCGGTCGGCGCGGCCCGCGAGATGCTGGCGAAGATCCCGCCGGGGTTCATCCGCGACATGCCGCAGTTCGCCGATCCGTACATGGGCGCGGCGATCGATGCCCTCAAGCGATTCGGACGATGGGATGAGATTCTTCGCGAGCCGCCGCCGCCCGCCGGCCTGCCGATCAGCAAGGCCATGTGGCATTTCTCGCGCGGCGTGGCGTACGCGGCCAAACATGAGCTTGGCGCGGCCACCGCCGAACAGTCCGCGTTTCGCGCGGCGGCGAAGCGCGTGCCGCCCGAGGCGCTGATGGGCGCGAACAAGGGCGCGACGATCATGGAAATCGCCGAGCACATGCTGGCCGGCGAGATCGCCTTCGCGCGCGGCGAAATCGACTCGGCCGTGCGCGAGCTGCGCGAGGCCGTGAAGATCGAAGACACGCTTCTCTACACGGAGCCGCCGGATTGGATTCAGCCGGTGCGACACACGCTGGGCGCGGTGCTGGCCAGCGCCGGTCGTCATGACGAAGCGGAAAAGGTCTATCGCGAGGACCTGGTGCACTGGCCGGAGAACGGCTGGTCGCTGTTTGGTCTCGCCAAATGCCTGCGCGCTCGCGGCGCGACGGACGAGGCCGCAACGGTCGATGCCCGATTTGCGAAAGCCTGGGCGCGGGCCGATACGAAAATCGGTACGAGCTGTCTTTGCGTGCGGGAGTAG
- the yrrB_4 gene encoding TPR repeat-containing protein YrrB, translating to MIEAAKSDANIRRPQSIAVPCIIAFVASAAVMIVELLAFRLVARWFGNSIFATTSIIGVVLGGLAIGNYVGGLLADRYRAGRCLSALFVLASAACFAVPILNKYAGAWSALSTLTLPQRIASHVVFVFMLPALLLGAIGPVVARMALLRSNRVGRTVGVVYALGALGSIVGTFACGFFLIPQFGNYVVIQAVAAGMALMAISCAATHWPPYAWTGATAALLFLGQSSASWAVDLGDTLGLREKLTEGVLFDADSEYSHVRVQVDADHPTRRRMILDKLCHSVMDSKNPHALQYGYERVYAAVADCVTKPGQPIRVLILGGGGYTHPRHILHMRPGSYVEVVEIDPVVTRAARETFGLAPQQGLEIVHLDARQHLTDLVRRRAAGEAIPLFDFVYLDAINDFSVPFHLMTQECHQLIAELMSDSAVYMINMVDIYAEGRLLGSSIRTLRRTFPFVEGFFASFEGDRLHHFDRYTFVLAASRRDMQLDRLKDSPTSRAIAKQQLTPAQFDTLLARCNPLVLVDDHAPMEFLLMNVVQSSRKAGWNEDARKAYSQGNAEFEQNRVPQAVEYYREAIRLDPTMYLAHLNLGLAYIELGQYDRANEAFRAAIDIQPNRADPFVNLGGLSMRTHDYDAACRHYEEAIAREPKDAHAHNGLGMALANLGRLTEARAAIQRAIELQPDYPAAVRNLAQVDAAIASRSSGRGTATAPAGD from the coding sequence ATGATTGAGGCCGCGAAAAGCGATGCCAACATCCGGCGGCCGCAATCAATCGCGGTTCCCTGTATCATCGCATTCGTTGCCAGCGCGGCCGTCATGATCGTGGAGTTGCTCGCGTTTCGCCTGGTTGCCCGCTGGTTTGGAAATTCGATTTTCGCAACGACCTCGATCATCGGCGTGGTACTGGGCGGCCTGGCGATTGGGAACTACGTGGGCGGGCTTCTCGCTGACCGATATCGGGCCGGGCGATGCCTGTCCGCGCTGTTTGTTCTTGCATCGGCGGCGTGTTTCGCGGTTCCAATCCTGAACAAGTACGCAGGAGCATGGTCGGCACTTTCGACCCTGACATTACCGCAGAGAATCGCATCGCATGTTGTCTTCGTCTTCATGTTACCGGCGCTGCTTCTGGGGGCCATCGGCCCCGTGGTTGCCCGCATGGCGCTCCTGCGCAGCAATCGCGTCGGGCGCACGGTCGGAGTCGTCTATGCGCTCGGGGCGCTCGGCAGCATTGTCGGAACCTTTGCGTGCGGGTTCTTTCTGATCCCGCAATTCGGAAACTACGTGGTCATCCAGGCGGTGGCGGCCGGGATGGCGCTCATGGCGATTTCCTGCGCCGCCACGCATTGGCCACCCTACGCATGGACCGGAGCGACGGCAGCGCTACTCTTCCTCGGGCAATCGTCGGCCAGTTGGGCCGTCGATCTGGGCGACACGCTTGGGCTGCGCGAAAAGCTCACCGAGGGTGTTCTCTTTGACGCGGACAGCGAATACAGCCACGTGCGCGTTCAGGTTGACGCCGATCACCCGACGCGCCGCCGAATGATCCTCGATAAGCTGTGCCACAGCGTGATGGACTCGAAGAATCCCCATGCGCTTCAATACGGCTACGAGCGCGTCTATGCGGCCGTCGCAGATTGCGTGACGAAACCGGGGCAACCCATTCGCGTGCTCATTCTGGGAGGAGGAGGTTACACCCACCCGCGGCATATTCTTCACATGCGGCCGGGCAGCTACGTCGAAGTCGTCGAGATTGACCCGGTCGTCACGCGCGCGGCCCGGGAGACGTTTGGGCTGGCTCCGCAGCAGGGGCTGGAGATCGTTCACCTCGATGCGCGCCAGCACCTGACGGACCTTGTTCGGCGGCGCGCGGCGGGCGAGGCGATTCCCCTGTTTGACTTCGTCTATCTCGACGCAATCAACGATTTCAGCGTCCCGTTTCACTTGATGACGCAGGAGTGTCATCAACTCATTGCTGAACTGATGTCCGATAGCGCTGTCTACATGATTAACATGGTGGATATCTATGCCGAGGGCCGCCTGCTGGGATCCTCCATTCGCACCCTTCGCCGGACGTTTCCATTCGTCGAGGGCTTCTTTGCAAGTTTCGAAGGCGATCGGCTGCACCACTTTGACCGCTACACGTTCGTACTCGCCGCGTCGAGGCGAGACATGCAACTCGATCGATTGAAGGATTCCCCCACGAGTCGGGCAATTGCCAAACAACAATTGACTCCCGCCCAGTTCGACACGCTGCTGGCCCGTTGCAATCCGCTTGTGCTGGTGGACGATCACGCGCCCATGGAGTTTCTGCTGATGAACGTCGTTCAATCGTCACGCAAGGCCGGTTGGAACGAAGACGCACGCAAGGCATACAGTCAGGGGAATGCGGAGTTCGAGCAGAACCGGGTGCCGCAAGCGGTCGAATACTACCGGGAGGCGATCCGGCTCGATCCCACGATGTACCTGGCGCACCTCAACCTGGGATTGGCGTACATTGAGTTGGGCCAATACGATCGGGCCAATGAGGCGTTTCGTGCCGCGATTGATATCCAGCCGAATCGGGCAGACCCGTTCGTCAATCTTGGCGGCCTCTCCATGCGAACACACGATTACGACGCGGCTTGCCGACACTACGAGGAGGCCATCGCGCGCGAACCCAAGGATGCCCATGCCCACAACGGCCTCGGCATGGCGCTGGCGAATCTCGGTCGATTGACCGAAGCACGCGCCGCGATTCAACGTGCGATCGAACTACAGCCGGATTATCCCGCCGCCGTTCGCAATCTTGCACAGGTCGATGCCGCCATTGCGTCACGCTCAAGCGGTCGTGGCACGGCGACTGCACCGGCCGGCGACTAG
- a CDS encoding Alpha-agarase precursor gives MRTKIHFCLAALGFYLAWVGAADAALNVESAFVNGAATATVTPGATVSVYIQVTGSGIAPGWRATQWNFDGGSNACVNHDDFSTGTHDVTFDITAPEMPGTYDLNLTARQFDGCSGLSDSISLVDAIVVCADDDTDGICDAGDLCLGTPGGESVNGDGCSCSQLNCDDGDACTSDSCLDGVCSNDVADEDGDGVCDAYDSCLGTPDGESINGDGCSCSQLICDDNDACTADSCTDGVCSNAFEDADSDGVCDASDLCPGEDDTIDADSDGIPDGCDKCPNDPDNDLDADGVCGDVDVCHGFDDNLDADSDGTPDGCDDCPNDATKTAPGVCGCGVSEDDADADGVEDCIDNCPADPEKVDPGDCGCGEVDMDSDGDEIADCNDECPDDINKVVPGACGCGESDGDGDGNGVADCIDEAESNNNGGGNDNANGNDSGNENESPVPSPNPEACGVTCGPGMGTMMPLVGLCLVGMRRRHRVRRSR, from the coding sequence GTGCGAACGAAGATTCATTTCTGCCTGGCCGCGCTCGGATTCTACCTGGCCTGGGTCGGAGCTGCCGATGCAGCGCTCAATGTCGAAAGTGCCTTCGTCAACGGTGCCGCGACGGCGACGGTCACGCCCGGCGCGACCGTCAGCGTGTACATACAGGTCACCGGCAGCGGCATCGCACCGGGCTGGCGCGCCACGCAATGGAATTTCGACGGCGGCAGTAATGCCTGTGTCAACCACGACGACTTCTCGACCGGCACGCACGACGTGACGTTCGATATCACCGCACCGGAAATGCCGGGCACCTACGACCTCAATCTGACGGCGCGACAATTTGATGGATGCAGCGGTCTGTCGGATTCGATTTCCCTCGTCGATGCGATCGTTGTGTGCGCGGACGATGATACCGATGGAATCTGCGATGCCGGCGACCTGTGCCTCGGCACGCCAGGCGGCGAATCCGTCAATGGCGACGGGTGCTCGTGCAGCCAACTAAACTGCGACGACGGAGACGCATGCACGAGCGATTCCTGCCTCGATGGCGTTTGCTCGAACGACGTTGCGGATGAGGACGGCGACGGCGTCTGCGATGCGTACGACTCCTGCCTCGGCACTCCCGACGGCGAGTCCATCAACGGCGACGGCTGCTCGTGCAGTCAGTTGATCTGCGATGACAACGACGCTTGCACGGCCGACTCCTGCACCGACGGCGTCTGCTCAAACGCGTTTGAAGACGCCGACAGCGACGGCGTGTGTGACGCGAGCGACCTCTGCCCGGGCGAAGACGACACGATTGACGCCGACAGCGACGGCATCCCCGACGGTTGCGATAAGTGCCCGAATGATCCGGACAACGACCTGGACGCCGACGGCGTATGCGGCGACGTGGATGTTTGCCACGGCTTTGATGACAACCTCGACGCCGACAGCGACGGCACGCCGGATGGTTGCGACGATTGCCCGAATGACGCGACCAAGACCGCGCCGGGTGTGTGCGGGTGCGGCGTCTCCGAAGACGACGCGGACGCGGATGGCGTGGAGGACTGCATCGACAATTGCCCGGCCGATCCCGAAAAGGTCGATCCCGGCGACTGCGGCTGCGGCGAAGTTGACATGGACAGCGACGGTGACGAGATCGCCGATTGCAATGATGAATGCCCGGACGACATCAACAAGGTCGTTCCCGGTGCGTGCGGCTGCGGCGAATCCGATGGCGATGGCGACGGCAATGGGGTCGCTGATTGCATTGACGAGGCCGAGAGCAATAACAACGGGGGCGGGAACGACAACGCTAACGGGAACGACTCGGGCAATGAAAACGAGTCCCCGGTGCCCAGTCCCAACCCCGAAGCATGTGGCGTGACCTGCGGCCCGGGCATGGGAACGATGATGCCGCTCGTGGGGTTGTGCCTAGTCGGAATGCGACGACGGCATCGCGTTCGACGTTCACGCTGA